The Cardinium endosymbiont of Culicoides punctatus DNA window TAAACACAGCACTATCTAACGTAGATATAGATGAATTTGTAAAGATTGCTCAATCTCTATTTTCAGGTATACCTTTCAATTTGTCTCAGCAAAGACAAAATAAGAATGAAGCTTATTACCATACAGTACTGCATACTATATTGGAATGCTCATATATGGAACCAAAAAGTGAAGATGCTACCAATCAGGGTAAAATAGATATTGTTTTAAATTCATTACCTCATGTTACATATATTTTGGAGTTAAAACACGATTCAAG harbors:
- a CDS encoding PD-(D/E)XK nuclease domain-containing protein, yielding SFYNSLSEEIEQSLQKNLRKEAYDIPNKVNTALSNVDIDEFVKIAQSLFSGIPFNLSQQRQNKNEAYYHTVLHTILECSYMEPKSEDATNQGKIDIVLNSLPHVTYILELKHDSSSDIAMDQIDNKSYKDKFLTKGKGIVTIGINFGWWYKYMILLSPSVTFIYTINDYHN